The genomic DNA CGGCGTTCAATAATGATGCAGTTCCTTATTGAGTCAGTTACAATCTGTCTGCTCGGGGGAATAATAGGGCTGCTCATTTCTTTACCGATTAGTTTTGCCATAGATGCATTTATTCTGCCGACTGCAATACCGGTCTGGATAGTAGTGCTTGCAATATTTATTTCAGTATTCTTCGGAGTGCTCTCCGGATTTTTCCCCGCATGGACTGCAGCAAAGATGGACCCTGTAGATGCGTTGAGATACGAGTAGAATAAAGTTTCAAGTTACAAGTTTCAAGTTTCAAGTTTCAAATTAAATCGAACAACTAATAACTAACTACCGCTGACAACAAGCAACTAACAACTGACAACTAAACAAAAATGGGTTTTTTTGAAAATATATTATTAGCATTAAATTCACTGAGGACGAACAAACTCCGCGCTATACTTACGTTGCTTGGAATTGTCATTGGTGTTTTTTCTATCATTGCCATTATGACACTGCTGAATGCGTTACAGGCAGGAATAGATACAGGCTTAAGTCAGTTGGGAAGCAATACTTTTCAGATTCAGAAATTCCCTGCAATACAGTTTGGTCCCGGTAATAATAAATTGAGAAACAGACCTGATATTACCTATGATGAAGGCGTAAGATTAAGAGAAAGAGCAACAGTTTACAAATACATGTCGCTTGAGTTTTACGAGTTTGCAAAAACATTTAAGTACGGAGCTGAAAGTACTAATCCGAATTTCACAATCGGAGGAGTTATACCCGATTTTCTTCCATGCAATGATTACTCAATAGCGGAAGGAAGATTTTTTACAAACACAGAAGTACAGAACTCAGCCCCTGTGTGTATAATAGGAATGGAAACCGTTGATAAACTTTTTAAACACGAAACCCCTATAGGAAAACAGATTCTTCTGGACGGAAAACAGTTTACCATAATTGGTATATATGCATCTAAAGGAGCGGGATTTGGCTCTACACAGGATAACTCTGCATTCGTTCCTATAACACGATTTATGGAGTTGTGGGGCACGCATGAAAAATCATGTAATATTGCTATTCAGGCGCCCAGTAAAGAAACATATAATGAGTGTCAGGAAAATGTAATGAGTGTTTTCAGAGTTATAAGAAAAGTAAAGCCTGGTGAACCTGATAACTTTGAAATCTTTTCTAATGAATCTTTGATGGGAACTGTGAACAGCTTTACCAAATACTTCAAATACGGCGCAGGCGTTATTTCGTTCATCTCACTCCTTGCCGCAGGTGTCGGCATTATGAATATCATGCTTGTATCTGTTACGGAACGTACTAAAGAAATCGGCATCCGAAAAGCTATAGGCGCAAAGAATACAATTATTCTCAGACAGTTTTTAATTGAAGCAGTTGTGCTTTGTTTAATAGGAGGAATTATAGGTATAGTAATGGGAATTGGCGTTGGAAACTTAGTTGGATTGTATCTGAATTCTCCGATTGTTATTCCGTATGACTGGGTTCTTATCGGACTTATTGTCTGCAGCGCTGTAGGTATTGGTTTCGGAATGTATCCTGCATATAAAGCCGCGCAGTTAAATCCGATTGATGCATTGAGATACGAATAATTTCAATTACGAATTTCAAATTACGAATTACGAGTTTTTAAGTATAAAAGAAAAAGCCCGCGAGAAAAAATTTTCTCACGGGCTTTTTTGTATTACAGTAATGGAAATTTTTTATAAAGCGAAACTGACAAGTACTTTAAAATTATTTCTTTCATGTTCATCAAGAATTAAGTTTGAGTCAGGCATGTTTTCAGATTTCTTTAATGCCGGTAACTGATGAAGCCATGTGGCAGTTACAAACCAGTTATCTGCACGGTAGCAAATATTGGGACCCAGGAATAATGCTGAGCTTTCAAGCCCTTTGCCGTCCGGTAAATAATTTAAGTTTGCTGCTTCAAATCCGAATGAGAAATTTTTACTCGCCTGATATGAACCGCCTAAAAATACTTCAAGCGCAAGTTCCTTTTCAGTTTTTTCCGGAAGTGGATTAAAGCCCCATTCATATTCAGCATTTAAGTTTAAAGCTAAAGTAAAATCTCTGCCAAGTTTTTTATCGAACAATAGTTTTGTTTCAAGCTCAACTTCTCTTGTGTTTAAAGTAAGTTCAACATAAGGAGCGAAGCCCATAAAATTTGTATATTTATTCGATACCTGGTAAATCCATTCAGAAGAAATTCCTTCGAATTCAAATTCAGTATCGTATGTATTCAATAATGAATTTTCTTTGGTTTCATTTTTAAAGTTTACATAGAATGCAGTCTGCAGTTTATCTGTTACACCGACTTCGTATTCAAATCTTGTATCAATTCTTGAGAAAAAATTTTCTCTGCCGACTCTGAAATTATTATGTAGTTCAAAGTCACGCATGTTTTTCTTTAATACATCTGTTGTGTATGTGTAAGGAAAAGGTCTTTCATCTGCCTTTAAATTAACGGTTAATAAAAAGAGGAAGACTAAAATTACTGAAGTTCTAAAAAAGTGCATTTGGGATTATATTTATAGGTTTGAAAATTTCTTATCTAAACTTAGTCTAAATAAGAATAAAGTTAAAGTGAGAAATTGAGCTATTTTAAGGAAAATTTGTTTTTAAAAGTTGTGTCAATGGAAAACAAATTATTTTTGCTTATTAATAGTAATAGGGATGGTATGATGGATTTATACGGAATGTATTGGTAAATTATACTGTGTTAATTTTATTCAATGTATAGGTCTTTGGTAAAAATGTTACAAGAATACGACTATTTTCGTTCTGAAGCTCTCCATAAAATGGGGACAAGTTCCGCATTTCCACGGAGGATGTGTTGCCCTTTCTTATCAAGTAGGGGAAGGAGGGATAACCAAACCCAACCTGTCAGGTTTGTAGTGATGAAATCCCTCAATATGAAAAATTAATTTTTATGTGATGAAAACGAAAAATAGTGACTTTCCTTTACGATGCTGAAGCCCCAAATAAAGTGGCATTTGCAACATGGAAAGTAGTTGTGTCTCCCCCTCCTTTACAAGGAGGGGGATTAAGGGGGTGGTTAATAAAACTCAACCTGATACGATTAAAACCTGTCAGTGTGTAGTTAGTAAATACGTCAAAAATCTGTCAATATGAGAAAACTAATTTGACCCTATAAATACGTTACAACGATGTGAATATTTTTCTTTGCGAAGCTGGAGCATCGCAACGAGGGGAAAGGGGAGATAATGTTTTACAATACCGGAGAAATCAAAATCAAAACAAAATTTTATATAAAGCCGCTATTGAAAAAACAATTTTTTAACTCAAAACTTACGAGGGGGCGTAAGTTTCGATATATGAAAAAACAAAGTTTATGATTGACAAAGAGAAGCGAAATCAAAATTATAAATTTTGCAATTTTAACTGCAATCAAAAATTTTTAATTTAAGTTCATTCAAAAAATTTATAACTCAAAACAAAATGGAATACAGAATAGAGCACGATACAATGGGCGAAGTAAAAGTGCCGGCTGATAAATACTGGGGAGCGCAGACTCAGAGATCAAAAGAAAATTTTACAATCGGCGGTAACTTAATGCCGAAAGAAGTTGTATATGCTTTTGCAATTTTGAAGAAAGCTGCAGCTATGGCTAATCATGAGTGCGGAGTTTTATCAGAAGATAAAATGAAATTGATAGGACAGGTATGCGATGAAATTCTTGCAGGTAAACTGGATGATGAGTTCCCATTGGTTGTATGGCAGACAGGTTCTGGTACGCAGTCAAACATGAACGTAAACGAAGTGATTGCAAACAGAGCTCATGTATTAAGCGGCGGGAAGCTTACGGATGAAAAGAAAGTTCTGCATCCCAATGATGACGTTAATAAATCACAATCCTCCAATGATACTTTCCCGACCGCAATGCACATTGCAGCATATAAAATTTTAATCGATAACACATTACCGAACACTGATAAACTTAGAAATACATTGCATGAGAAATCTGAGAAGTATATGAGTGTTGTAAAAATAGGAAGAACTCACTTAATGGATGCTACTCCATTAACATTAGGACAGGAATTTTCAGGATATGTTTCACAGCTTGAGCACGGAATGAAGACAATAAAAAATTCACTTGAACATTTATCTGAACTTGCACTCGGCGGTTCTGCAGTAGGTACAGGATTAAACGTCCCTAAAAATTACGATGTAATTGTTGCAAAACATATTGCCGAGCTTACAGGACTTCCGTTCAAAACTGCAAAAAATAAATTTGAGGCATTGGCTGCGCATGATGCAATTGTAGAATCATCGGGAGCATTAAAAACTCTTGCATGCAGCTTGATGAAAATTGCAAATGATGTGAGACTTCTTGCTTCGGGACCGCGCAGCGGAATAGGGGAGATTATCATTCCCGAAAACGAACCCGGTTCATCTATCATGCCCGGTAAAGTAAATCCCACACAGGCTGAAGCAATGACCATGGTATGTGCGCAGGTAGTCGGTAATGATATGGCAATTAACGTAGGTGGTATGACAGGACATTTTGAGTTGAATGTATTTAAGCCGGTTATGATTTTTAATTTTTTAAATTCAGCAAGACTACTTGGCGATGCATGTGATTCATTCGATAAGCATTGTGCAATCGGCATTGAACCTAATTATGCAAGGATAAATGTGCAGCTTGAAAATTCATTGATGCTTGTGACTGCACTGAATACACACATAGGTTATGAGAATGCAGCAAAGATTGCAAAGAAAGCGCATAAGGAAAATAAAACATTAAGAGAAGCAGCAATTGAATTAGGCTTATTGACGGATGCAGAATTTACAGCTAAAGTTGACCCGAAGAAAATGGTAGGGAACATATAAAGATAACATTGGGTTAAAACTATAGAGACATAATAAGATTAGTTTTTCGTATAGGGTAAATTTAAATGAATATCTACATACTATCATTTGTTCTAACTTAATTTAACAATCAAAATATATTAATGCTAAGATTTAAAGCAGACAGAAAAACCTTAATTTTCATGTTCATCACAACTTCACTGTTAATTGTACAGTGGAATTACAGCACACTTGACCAGGGAAATTTTAGCGCAATAAATATCTTCCTGTTCATTTGGGCAATGTTCATGGCAGTTACAGTAGCAACTATGACTCACAATCATAACCACCTCCCTATGTGGAAAAATAAATTTCTTAACATCTTGACTGACTGGTGGCTAACTTGCTTTTATGGTTTCCCTGTTTTCGCTTGGATTCCGACACATAATAAAAACCATCACAGATTAAATAATAAAGAAGGCGATTACACGATTACTTACAGATTCAGTGAGAAGAATAATTTTTTCACTCTCATTTCTTATCCTACTATAAGCGGATTTTATCAGCAGAAAGCTATTAAAGACCATCTTAGCGAATTAAGAAAAACAAATAAAGAAAAATTCTATTTATGCCTTGCACAATATGCAGTGCTTGGAATTTTCATAGCTGCATTTTTATTACTAGACTGGAAAAAAGCATTATTGTATGTAGTTATTCCGCAGCAGTTTTCTTTATTCAGTGTTTTGATTTTTAATTATCTTCAGCACGTTCATGCCGATGAAGAATCTGAAACAGATCACTCACGAAATTTTGTCGGCGGTTTGAATTTCTTCTTATTCAATAATGGATTTCATACAGTCCATCATGACAGAGCCGGATTGCACTGGAGTGAAGCTCCAGCAGCACATGCGAAAATTGCTCATAAGATTGACCCGGAATTAAATCAGAGAAGTTTCTGGTGGTATATTATTAAGACTTATTTCATTGGTCCTTTAACACCAAAAGCCAGAAGAGAGAGAAGCAGAAGATTAGACAGAATTGCTAAACAGAAAATGCAATCTGCTTAATCAAGTAAGATAAATTTAGATATAAAATAAAAAATCCTGCTATGAAAATTCACGGCAGGATTTTTTTATATATAAATAAATTTTAACTTACTGCTTTACTTCATCGAAAGCTTTTTTGAATTCTTTTTCAGTCTGCTTACCGATTAAGCTTTTTACTAATTTCCCATCCTTAAAAAAGAAAGTAGAAGGAATCGCTCCCTCCCAGTTTTTATCCAGCATCATTATCAGTTTTTCATCTTTATCGAACGAATTATAGTATGTGACAAAATCCACATTATTCTTTGCAAGGAACGGTTTTGTTTTTGTTTCAAGGTCACCTTTTTCATCCAGTGAAATCAGTACCAGATTTGCAACATCTTTGTTTTCCTTTCCGAATTTAACAAGGTCAGGAAACTCCTCTTTACAAGGACTGCACCAATAAGCCCAAAGGTTAACTATAACAATTTTATCGTCGCTGTTTTTAAGCAGCTTTGAAACCATCTCTTCATTTTTCAGCGGCTGAATTTCCTGAGCATTTGCAAAGCTGAAGGAAACTAAAAGAGCTGAGAGAAGGAATAAATTTTTTAGTATTTTCATTTATAATTTTATAAAAATTATTTTCTTTTGATTCCGCATCCGAACGAAACTGTTGTTGATTTTGCAACAGGCCTTCCTGCAAGTAAATCGTCTAATGCATTTTTTAAATCAGAAGAAGTAACGTTTGCTTCATCTCTGTCGTTATCAATTCTTCCGTGGTAAACTAATGTCATATTCTTATCTACAACAAAAACTTCAGGTGTTTTTTGCGCGCCGAATAAATCAGCTACAACACTTCCGTTATCTTTTAAAACAGGGAAAGGATATCCTTTTTCTGTTTTGTGATTTTTAACTTCTTCTGTTGACTCGTTATTGTTTGAATTAACTGCCCAGAAAGAAACACCCTTTGGCATATATTCACCTGCAAGTGAGTTAATTCTTGAAGTATATGGCTGAACGTTAGGGCAGACAGTTGACCAGAACATAATAACTGTATATTCCGAGCCGCTGTTGGAAAGCGAATATGTATGACCATCAAAATTTTTAATAGTAAAATCACTTACTTTATCACCGATTTTTAAATCAGATGGATTTCCTGCTGAATAAGAAAGTGAAGTAACAGCAAAAGTGAGAAGAACTAAGAAAATTACTGATTTTAACTTTGACATTGTTTGATATCTCCTTGGTTGGTTTTTAAAGTTTTAGTTAATAACGATTTATAAATAAAAAAGTTCACTGAAAACTGATATAAATCATTTTTTATGCCCATAATTTTATCGATTTTTACATAGAAATAAAACTTAATTAATAATCCGTTTACTTCATTTAATCTTAAAAATATATGAGGTATTTTATAAACATAAATTCATAACTCCATGATACACGAATATGCAAGCAGGATAGTTAATCCCGAAAAAGCTGTTGAAATTGTAAAATCAGGCGATAGAGTATACTTACACGCTAATAGCTGTTACCCTGAATTACTTGTAAAAGCACTTTGCAATAGATATAACGAGCTTAATAATGTGGAAATTTGTCACTTAACATCATTTACTACTGCTCCTTATGTAAATCCTGAAATGGAAGGCCATTTCCGTCACAATGCACTTTTTACCGGAAATAATGTTAGAAAAGCAGTACAAGCCGGAAAGGCAGATTTTACTCCAATATTTCTATCAGAAATTCCGATATTATTTGAGAGCGGAAGATTCCCGATTGATGTTTGTTTTCTTCATCTTTCAATGCCCGATGCTCATGGTTATTGTTCCTTCGGAGTAAGTAACGAGTGTACAAAAGTTGCTGCGGAAAATTCAAAAATTATTGTTGCCCAGCTAAATAAAAAAATGCCAAGAGTTCTTGGTGATAATTTTATTCACATTGATAAAATTGATTACATAGTTGAGTGTGATATAGATCTTCCTGAGCTTCCGATGGTTGACCCGAACATGGGTAAAGAAGAGAAAGCTGTTTACAGAAAAATAGCGGAGAACATTTCAACTTTAATTAAAGACGGTGATACTTTACAAATGGGTATCGGCGCAATTCCTGACGCAGTACTTCCTTATCTGAGAGAAAAAAATGATTTGGGAATTCATACCGAAATGTTTTCAGACAGCTTAATAGATTTAATAGAGCTTGGTGTTGTAAACGGTGACAGAAAAACTTTACTCCCCGGCAAAGTGGTATCAAGCTTTGTCATCGGAACGAAAAAAATATTCGATTATATTGATGATAATTCTCTGATTGAATTCAGAACGTCAAAGTTTGTTAACGATCCTTTCACTATAGCCAGAAATGACAACATGATTTCAATAAACTCATGCATAGAAGTTGATATAACTGGACAAGTATGCGCAGATTCTATAGGACATAAGATTTATTCGGGATTCGGCGGACAGGTTGACTTTATCCGGGGTTCGGCAAGAAGCAAAAACGGTAAACCAATTATGGCATTTGCATCTACTGCAAAAGGGGATACAATTTCTAAGATAAAACCGTTCTTAACTCCCGGTGCAGGTGTAACTACTTCAAGAGGCGATGTTCATTTTGTTATTACTGAATTCGGTATTGCTGATTTATTCGGCAAGACTTTAAGGCAAAGAGCAGAGTTGTTAATAAATATTGCTCATCCGAATTTCAGAGATGAACTGACACAAAAAGCAAAAGAATTAAATTATTTATAGAATAGAATAATAACCTGAATTATATATTGAGTAAAAAAGAACTGGCAATTGTACTTGTAAGCGGAGGAATGGACAGTGCATTAACAGCTGCATACGCCGCAAAAAAATATGACCTGGCTTTTCTGCACATAAACTACGGGCAGAAAACAGAGAAGAGAGAATTGAAAGCTTTCAAGGATATTGCAAGATATTATCACGTCAAAAAAAGATTAGTTGTTGATATAAGATACCTCAGAGATATCGGCGGTTCATCTTTAACTGATTCACATATAAAAATAGAAAAGGCTGATTTAAAAAATAAAAGTGTTCCGAATTCATATGTCCCTTTTCGCAATGCAAACATACTTGCAATTGCAACAAGCTGGGCAGAGGTTATAGGTGCAAAACATATTTATATTGGAGCAGTTGAGGAAGATTCAAGCGGATATCCGGACTGCAGAAAAGATTTTTTTGATGCATACAATAAGATGATTGATAAAGGCACAAAGCCTTCGACGAAGATTAAAATAGAAACACCGATAATTAATTTATCAAAGAAAGAAATAGTTTTAAAATCAGTTCAGATGAAATCACCGATTCATCTGACATGGTCATGTTATAAAAGCAATACTGAGGCTTGCGGCGAGTGCGACAGCTGCGCTTTGAGGCTCAGAGGATTTCAGTTAGCAAAAACGGAAGACCCCATTCCTTACAAGAAACGACCATTTTACAACTAAACTATTCTAATGAAAGATAGTAAAGTCCTGAAAATTGCCGCTATCCTATTTATTCTGGGGGTAACATTTTTTGCGCTTAAAACACTGCAGGAAATATTGCTGCCGTTTTTTATTGCAGTGATAATTGCTTTTATATTCGAGCCGTTCTTTGAATTATTAAAGAAGAAAAAAGTCCCGTCCTTTCTTGCAATAATTATTGTTATACTTTGTATCGTAATAATTGCAAATATTACAAGCATATTTGTACTCACAAGTATCGGACCTTTCACAGCAGGAATTCCCAAGTATCAGGATAAGTTTACTTCTCTTATTGAGTACGCAACGAACTCATTGAAAAATTTCGGATTCGATGCTAATGCTTTTAAGGAATCCATGAACCTGAAAAATCTTGTAAAGGATAGTTCAGTTCAGGGATGGATTACTTCTTTGTTCACAAGCATAGCCGGAATTTTTGGAGACTTCGTTCTTATAATTATATACGTTGCCTTTATTCTTTCCGAGTTAGGCAGTCTGAAACGCAGAGTGTTAAGAGCTTTTTCCGAAGAGCGCGCAAGGACGATTGCAAAAACTATGGGAGATATTTTCCTTGATGTAAGAAGATACATAGTAGGGAAGACACTTATAAATCTGATTCACGCAATTGTAATCGGAATTATTTTATGGGCATTCAATGTTGATTTTTATATCGTCTGGGCGTTTCTTTCATTTTTAATGAATTACATTCCTACAATTGGCTCTATGATTGCAACAGTGCTGCCATTTATGACAGCTTTGGTTCAGTTTGATAGTTTCGGAGTAGCAATTGTTATATTGATAATTTTAATAGTTCTTGCAAACGTAGTTGGAAACGTAATTGAGCCTCAGGTTTTGGGGGATAAATTGGATTTAAGTCCAATTTTATTATTACTATCTTTGATATTGTGGGGATATATCTGGGGAATTATGGGTATGATTCTATCTATTCCAATTATGTCCATGATAAAAATTGTTCTGATGAATTTTGAATCGACACGTCCTGTGGCAATATTAATGAGTTATAACCAGAGTTCGATAACAGATATAAAAGAAAAACAAAAATATACACACGTTATAAAAAAGATACTCAAAGGAAAAAAGAAAGATGATAACAGTAAAAATTAAGAATATAAGAGACAAAGAAATTACAGCGGATAACATTGACGAAGCTATGTATAAATTGGCAGAAGAGAAAAAAACATCAGACTCCAAGATAATCAATGCAGCTAAATCTGTTTCTGATCATTCCGGTTTATATGAATCAATTAAAGATAAAATTTCGAAAGTCAATGGTTATCAAAAAATTTCGAAAGATGAAATGAATGAACGATAAGATATTTATTGATACAAACATCTGGGTATATTTTTGGTTAAAAGATGAAACAAATCAAGTAAATGATAAGAACAAATTTATAGTAAATTACTTGGATAAACAGAGAGAAGAAAATAATCAAATTTTCTCAAGCATACAGATTTTTAATGAATTGTCCAATGTATTTCTGAAAAAGTATAAGTTAGATTTTGAAATAGTTAAATATTACCTGGGATTTACTAAAGAACTTACTGAAATTATTTCAATAGAATTTGAAGATATTCTTAAAGCAATAGATATTAAACAAAAATATAACTTAAGTTACTTCGACTCATTGATGATTCAAAGTGCTTTGAAAACGAATTGTACAATACTTTACTCTGAAGATTTAAATCACAATCAGATTTTTGAAAACAAATTAAAGGTAGTTAATCCTTTCAAATAAAATTTTTTATTCAATAAAACATATAAAACTACAGGAGAAAAAATGCCCTACTCAATGAAGTTGAAAGATTGGGTGCAGGAGTGCGCCGATCTTTGTAAACCCGATGCCATTTACTGGTGCAATGGTTCAGATGAAGAATATCAAATGCTCGTTAATAAAATGCTTGAA from Bacteroidota bacterium includes the following:
- a CDS encoding AI-2E family transporter, with product MKDSKVLKIAAILFILGVTFFALKTLQEILLPFFIAVIIAFIFEPFFELLKKKKVPSFLAIIIVILCIVIIANITSIFVLTSIGPFTAGIPKYQDKFTSLIEYATNSLKNFGFDANAFKESMNLKNLVKDSSVQGWITSLFTSIAGIFGDFVLIIIYVAFILSELGSLKRRVLRAFSEERARTIAKTMGDIFLDVRRYIVGKTLINLIHAIVIGIILWAFNVDFYIVWAFLSFLMNYIPTIGSMIATVLPFMTALVQFDSFGVAIVILIILIVLANVVGNVIEPQVLGDKLDLSPILLLLSLILWGYIWGIMGMILSIPIMSMIKIVLMNFESTRPVAILMSYNQSSITDIKEKQKYTHVIKKILKGKKKDDNSKN
- the queC gene encoding 7-cyano-7-deazaguanine synthase QueC, coding for MDSALTAAYAAKKYDLAFLHINYGQKTEKRELKAFKDIARYYHVKKRLVVDIRYLRDIGGSSLTDSHIKIEKADLKNKSVPNSYVPFRNANILAIATSWAEVIGAKHIYIGAVEEDSSGYPDCRKDFFDAYNKMIDKGTKPSTKIKIETPIINLSKKEIVLKSVQMKSPIHLTWSCYKSNTEACGECDSCALRLRGFQLAKTEDPIPYKKRPFYN
- a CDS encoding PIN domain-containing protein — its product is MNDKIFIDTNIWVYFWLKDETNQVNDKNKFIVNYLDKQREENNQIFSSIQIFNELSNVFLKKYKLDFEIVKYYLGFTKELTEIISIEFEDILKAIDIKQKYNLSYFDSLMIQSALKTNCTILYSEDLNHNQIFENKLKVVNPFK
- the fumC gene encoding class II fumarate hydratase; its protein translation is MEYRIEHDTMGEVKVPADKYWGAQTQRSKENFTIGGNLMPKEVVYAFAILKKAAAMANHECGVLSEDKMKLIGQVCDEILAGKLDDEFPLVVWQTGSGTQSNMNVNEVIANRAHVLSGGKLTDEKKVLHPNDDVNKSQSSNDTFPTAMHIAAYKILIDNTLPNTDKLRNTLHEKSEKYMSVVKIGRTHLMDATPLTLGQEFSGYVSQLEHGMKTIKNSLEHLSELALGGSAVGTGLNVPKNYDVIVAKHIAELTGLPFKTAKNKFEALAAHDAIVESSGALKTLACSLMKIANDVRLLASGPRSGIGEIIIPENEPGSSIMPGKVNPTQAEAMTMVCAQVVGNDMAINVGGMTGHFELNVFKPVMIFNFLNSARLLGDACDSFDKHCAIGIEPNYARINVQLENSLMLVTALNTHIGYENAAKIAKKAHKENKTLREAAIELGLLTDAEFTAKVDPKKMVGNI
- a CDS encoding ABC transporter permease, giving the protein MGFFENILLALNSLRTNKLRAILTLLGIVIGVFSIIAIMTLLNALQAGIDTGLSQLGSNTFQIQKFPAIQFGPGNNKLRNRPDITYDEGVRLRERATVYKYMSLEFYEFAKTFKYGAESTNPNFTIGGVIPDFLPCNDYSIAEGRFFTNTEVQNSAPVCIIGMETVDKLFKHETPIGKQILLDGKQFTIIGIYASKGAGFGSTQDNSAFVPITRFMELWGTHEKSCNIAIQAPSKETYNECQENVMSVFRVIRKVKPGEPDNFEIFSNESLMGTVNSFTKYFKYGAGVISFISLLAAGVGIMNIMLVSVTERTKEIGIRKAIGAKNTIILRQFLIEAVVLCLIGGIIGIVMGIGVGNLVGLYLNSPIVIPYDWVLIGLIVCSAVGIGFGMYPAYKAAQLNPIDALRYE
- a CDS encoding acetyl-CoA hydrolase/transferase family protein, with protein sequence MIHEYASRIVNPEKAVEIVKSGDRVYLHANSCYPELLVKALCNRYNELNNVEICHLTSFTTAPYVNPEMEGHFRHNALFTGNNVRKAVQAGKADFTPIFLSEIPILFESGRFPIDVCFLHLSMPDAHGYCSFGVSNECTKVAAENSKIIVAQLNKKMPRVLGDNFIHIDKIDYIVECDIDLPELPMVDPNMGKEEKAVYRKIAENISTLIKDGDTLQMGIGAIPDAVLPYLREKNDLGIHTEMFSDSLIDLIELGVVNGDRKTLLPGKVVSSFVIGTKKIFDYIDDNSLIEFRTSKFVNDPFTIARNDNMISINSCIEVDITGQVCADSIGHKIYSGFGGQVDFIRGSARSKNGKPIMAFASTAKGDTISKIKPFLTPGAGVTTSRGDVHFVITEFGIADLFGKTLRQRAELLINIAHPNFRDELTQKAKELNYL
- a CDS encoding fatty acid desaturase, encoding MLRFKADRKTLIFMFITTSLLIVQWNYSTLDQGNFSAINIFLFIWAMFMAVTVATMTHNHNHLPMWKNKFLNILTDWWLTCFYGFPVFAWIPTHNKNHHRLNNKEGDYTITYRFSEKNNFFTLISYPTISGFYQQKAIKDHLSELRKTNKEKFYLCLAQYAVLGIFIAAFLLLDWKKALLYVVIPQQFSLFSVLIFNYLQHVHADEESETDHSRNFVGGLNFFLFNNGFHTVHHDRAGLHWSEAPAAHAKIAHKIDPELNQRSFWWYIIKTYFIGPLTPKARRERSRRLDRIAKQKMQSA
- a CDS encoding TlpA family protein disulfide reductase yields the protein MKILKNLFLLSALLVSFSFANAQEIQPLKNEEMVSKLLKNSDDKIVIVNLWAYWCSPCKEEFPDLVKFGKENKDVANLVLISLDEKGDLETKTKPFLAKNNVDFVTYYNSFDKDEKLIMMLDKNWEGAIPSTFFFKDGKLVKSLIGKQTEKEFKKAFDEVKQ
- a CDS encoding thioredoxin family protein, producing the protein MSKLKSVIFLVLLTFAVTSLSYSAGNPSDLKIGDKVSDFTIKNFDGHTYSLSNSGSEYTVIMFWSTVCPNVQPYTSRINSLAGEYMPKGVSFWAVNSNNNESTEEVKNHKTEKGYPFPVLKDNGSVVADLFGAQKTPEVFVVDKNMTLVYHGRIDNDRDEANVTSSDLKNALDDLLAGRPVAKSTTVSFGCGIKRK